The DNA region TACCTTGCGTCTGTCAAAAGatgctcaaaactggtctaaaacataaaacataaattcccatgagcaattctcttccaaatcggtcttttttcttaaattttaattattgtattttttaatccgactgaaacttttttggtgccttcttatgcccaaagaagccattttgcatcattagttcgttcatataattttctatacaaatttggcagctgtccatacaaaaatgatatgtgaaattaaaaatctgtatcttttcaaggaattttttgatagatttggtgtcttcggcaaagttgttggtatggatatggactacattagaaaaaaaagatgcacgtcaaaaaaatttttggtgatttttcatttaactttttgtcactaaaacttgatttgcaaaaaacactatttttattttttttaaatatttttatatgttttagaggacatcaaatgccaatttttcagaaatttccaggttgtgcaaaaaatctttgacagagttatacatttttgaatcactactgattttttcaaaaaatcgaaaaattggtcgcaaaaatttttcaacttcatttttcgatgtaaaatcaaacttgcaatcaaaaagtacttaagtgaaattttgataaagttcaccgttttcaagttatagccattttctggtgacttttttgaaaatagtcgcagtttttcattttaaaaaattagtgcacatgtttgcccacttttgaaaaaaatatctttgaaaagctgagaaaattctctatattttgctttttttaactttgttgatacgaacctcagttgctgagatattgccatgcaaaggtttaaaaacaagaaaattgatgttttctaagtctcacccaaacaacccaccattttctaatgtcaatatcttagcaacgaatggtccgattttcaatattaaaacatgaaacactcgtgaaattttctgagcttttcgaaaaaaatactttcattatttttaaaccaagactaacaattcaagaggaccaaacattcaatattattattattgttattttattttaatttttccatatttaaatatgacagtttaaaaaaattgaagctattgaaaattaaaactacTGGTCAAAAATACTGCACCCCGAGGCCAGAAACCAGAACGATGTTTGTAAGGTGCGCAAAATTGCCCGGGCTACTttacttagattttttgaaaactaatgaatgcaaaacaactggactgacgtaaaatgctttttcaaacactttttcattgaaatgtggaAATTATGACtcgtaatttatatttttataatcttGATgacgttatgttttttttcttttgttatattttgttattggaaaAATGAACAATTTGTGCCGAACTTGAGAGGttttataaatttagatttttcaattACTTTTCAATGGCGTATAACAATAAAATCCATGGTATCTGTATATCAAGTTTGTGATAATGGTAAGTATTATGCATTAATAAGCTTATATTGCCTGAAAAAAGATTGAGCCTATTTAAGGACTAGATTTGTGTTGGAACACTTAAAATCAAACTAGAAAGTAACAAGCTTAtccttttgaaatgctgagcagttctctaggatttcggtcattcgattttttttgtattttttaatccgactgaaacttttttggtgccttcggtatgcccaaagaagccattttgcatcattagtttgtccatataattttccatacaaatttggcagctgtccatacaaaaatgatgtatgaaaattcaaaaatctgtatcttttgaaggaattttttgatcgatttggtgtctttggcaaagttgtaggtatggatacggactacactggaaaaaaatgatacacggtaaaaaaaattggtgatttttttatttaactttttatcactaaaatttgatttgcaaaaaaacactattttaaatttttttttattttttgatatgttttagaggacataaaatgccaacatttcagaaatttccaggttgtgcaaaaaatcattgtacgagttatgaattttttaatcaatactaattttttcaaaaaatcgaaatattggtcgcaaaattttttcaacttcatttttcgatgtaaaatcaaatttgcaatcaaaaagtacttcagtaaaattttgataaagtgcaccgttttcaagttaaatccatatttaggtaactttttggtaaatagtcgtagtttttcatttttttaaattagtgcacaacattcaatattacgcccttttaaaatgttagtcttgatttgaaaattttgaaaataatgttttcgaaaagattgaaaaatttcacaaatgtttcatatataaacattgaaaatcggaccattagttgctgagatatcgacattaaaaaatggtgggctgtttgggtgagacttagaaaacatcaattttcctgtttttaaacctttgcattgcatatctcagcaactaaaggtcgtatcaacaaagtccgaagaagcaaaatatagagaattttctcagcttttcaaaaatattgtttccaaaagtgtgcaaacatgtgcactaatttaaaaaaatgaaaaactgccacaatttacaaaaaagttacctaaatatggatttaacttgaaaacggtgcactttatcaaaattttactgaagtactttttgattgcaaatttgattttacatcgaaaaatgaagttgaaaaaattttgcgaccaatatttcgattttttggaaaaatcagtattgattcaaaaattcataactcggtcaatgattttttgcacaacctgaaaatttctgaaaagttggcattttatgtcctcttaaacaaatcaaaaaataaaaaaaaattaaaaatagtgtttttttgcaaatcaaattttagtgataaaaagttaaataaaaaaatcaccaaattttttttaccgtgtatcatttttttccagtgtagtccgtatccatacctacaactttgccgaagacaccaaatcgatcaaaaaattccttcaaaagatacatatttttaaattttcatacatcatttttgtatggacagctgccaaatttgtatggaaaattatatggacaagctaatgatgcaaaatggcttctttgggcataccgaaggcaccaaaaaagtttcagtcggattaaaaaatacaaaaattaaaattgaagaaaaaagaccgatttcgtagagaattgctctgctgtCACATTTTTTGCCATGTGGATTTTTAAAACCCTAAATCTTATGCCATTTCTAGATTGTTGTGTACTATACAAATCATGATAAAACCAAATCtggagtttataaaaaaaacctttaaactatatataaaaaaaaactctagaaattttgTATCTGTGGATTGTAATATATATATTAAGTTCTTCATTTTCACTATCTTTCTTCTCTCCTTCTCTAACTGCCTGTAGCGTTTAACTCTATTCTTCATGCCACACCTGAACAACGGTCGAAAAGCCAAAGTAATTGGCACCAGTGAATAATAaatagtttaattaaattttcttttcgtCCCTTGCCCCCTCTTTGGCCCAACGGATCGTCTAATTACTACCGGGGCGCTGGGTGTCGCGCAACAGCTCCGGTACCGGTGCTGCTAGCGTGTTACCCACGTGCCAGCAGCGGAAACCGGAAGGCGGTGAAGCTGATGACGGTACTGCCGGGAGCTCGTCTCATGGGGAGCCGCCAACCAACGACGCAGAAGACACACGTGAGAATGATAAGCTCAATGAAAACttaattgaaaattgctttttCATGATCCAACGCCGCCACGTGGGACGGGTTGACACTGACTGACTGATCGTTACCATGCCGAGCTAATGAAATGTGAAATTGGGCTTTGTAACGGGGTAGATTTCAATGGATCAATTTTGCCGAAAAGTGTTAATTGATGTGCGTTTGATTATTGATTCTTTACTTTGCAACATCAATAATTAACCTTATGGAAGTCAGTGTCTTgtgaaccttcgtggtgaacggacactagagctgcggtattttttactacctaagctcagtgttatttcaaaacaaaattcacagtttttttaaagactacctgagttattttccaaaattctaaacagtcttttcaagactaaccccacctgaaattttgttgtattttacaaacgaagccatctttttaagagaactttgcttgcaaaatgcgtcaaaacaaaggtaaacgcaaatcttctgaagatttggtcgttacgtcggtgaagcgtttgaacgctaaaccggttaacggaaacagaaaaagaaaacagcctcttctgaggtctgattctgattctgaatgtgaggtcaatcctccaattccaaacacaatttctacacgtatgagaccaagaatgctcggccattcaaggcggtcttgaaaggtctctccaacgacttgtcggtggatgagatcaaaaacgaacttgaGGTATTGCTTGGCTTtgtcccatcccaagtaataccaatgaagaaaaaatcaaacgggaatatttctcgctttggtttgacttcacaattttatctgattcatttcaacagaaatgaaatcaacaatttgaaacttttggacaaagtacagtttttgttccatgtacgggtaaagtggaagcattttaagaaacatggcggtaattgccagaatctgacccagtgccggcgttgccaggcattcggtcacggtactgatcattgcgccatggttccaaaatgcatggtttgcggggattcttctcacgacaaggacaattgtctcgtgaaagaagtcacccaatttaaatgtgcaaattgtggtggaaatcacaaatcaaatttctgggattgccccatcagaaaaaaggttttggattctcgtgctaagcatcagccgaaatccaaaccgaaattttctcaaagtcaggttgtacctgcatctttaaatcaaacgttcgtgctgtctcactcgaacaattctagaaatacccctaccgtggaaaagttaggtaacaacaatggcatttcttatgctaacgtcgtttcgggttcatccacgaattttaaatcctctaccaatctttctgaaattgggcaggtacctcaaatctcatttgaaaatttttctgctggcaacgctttgggatcttctgatctcggcgatgttacgtttgaaaaatgactttttgcaaaactcactgtttggtttgattcaaacaatgagtaatgctacatccatgatggaagcaatccagattggattaaaatttgcgaatgatgttgttcttaccctgaagtttaatcatggatctaagtaattccatcaatattatgaattttaatgctcgctctttaaaagcgaaagaaaatgaatttttcaacttttacgagttcataacgtgcatgttgctgttataaccgaaacatttttaaaaatggcacttatttgaaaagtgatccagattataaagttataactaataaccgaatgaatcgaaatggcggtggagttgcaatagttatccaccgtagtatgacttatagcactttacgtgactttaagttaaaagttattgaaagtttgggcattgaacttgaaacttcttttgggaaaattatgattgcagctgcatatttgcctttccagtgcactggggaaaataaaaattatttcaaaggggatttgaataaacttacttgtcatagatctcgatttttgatcatcggtgattttaatgccaaacaccaatcttggaataattcaaaagtaaattccaatggtaaaattctattcagagattgcacttctggtctttattctgttttatacccgaatgggccaacttgcttttcttctgttagaaatccatctactattgatttggtgttgacaaatcaaagtcagtattgtggtcctttagtgactcatgctgattttgattctgatcatcttccagtaactttttcactttctcatgaagcagttaccagacccaatagttctgtgtttaattaccacaaagctaattgggacaggtatcagcatcatattgagaataatttaaatcatgattttgttttagaaaccaaagctgatattgattcagccttggaatctttaactaatgcaattttggatgctaggaatattgctaatcctaaagtccaagtcaaatttgattctcccgttattgatgacgatcttcagcttctgattcgtctgaaaaatgttcgccgaagacagtatcaacgttctcgtgatcctgcactgaagcgaattcaaaaagatttgcaaaaggttattgaccacagattcactctcctgcgaaatgaaaagttcgcaagagatgtcgaacaaattaaaccttattccaaacctttttggaaactttcaaaggttcttaagaaacctcaaaacccatcccttctttaaaagatggtgataatattctattaactaatggggaaaaagctcaaaacttgctcagcagtttgagagtgctcataatttcaacttgaatgttttgagtcctattgaagatcaaatttcaatagaatttcagaatattgttgaacaagaattttcatcagatgaagtttttaatacggatctgaatgaaataaaatctattatcaaaaatttaaaaatatgaaagcccctggtgaggatggcatttttacattttaattaaaaattaccagaagcaactttaagtagcttggtcaaaattttcaacaaatgttttgatttggcatattttcccagtagttggaaaaatgccaaagtaattccgattttgaaaccggataaaaatcctgctgaagcctcaagctatcggcccattagtttgctttcatctattagtaaattattcgaaagaataattcttaatagaatgatgacgcacattaatgaaaattcaattttcgctgatgagcagtttggatttcgccttgggcattcaactactcatcagttgttgagagtttcaaatttaattcgaagcaacaaatctgagggctattctactggcgctgctcttctagacatagaaaaagcatttgacagtgtttggcataaaggtttgattgcgaaattgaaaaggtttaattttccgatttatatcgtgaaaattattcaaaattatttgacggatcgtactctgcaggtatgttatcagaatagccaatctgatcaactacctgtacgtgctggcgtccctcaaggaagcattttgggtccaattttatacaatatttttacttctgacttgcctgatttgcccccaggatgtcagaaatcactttttgctgatgacacaagcatctccgccaaaggcagaaaccttcgtgtcatcacaagaagattacaaaaatgcttggatattttcaattcttatttgaaagaatggaaaattactccaaatgctgcaaaaactcaacttattaggtctattcccgtacttgcagaattgcagaatttctgcagcttctgcagaattctgcagccagcataagttacttttttgcagcacgttcccgtacttttcagctcgctctcttcatctctctcttttgcagaagttctgcaaggagaaaAGCAGCAACAAATTTacctgggtagcgcgttccagtactttttgcaatattgtacacagttgagtggatttactcaaattgggtattaaagatttttaattatttcaaaaaattaaaataaagggATTCAGAAAAATAGTAATTGAAAGGAGTTTACCTGTAGAACGggggcattattttttttattcaacttaacattttatttaatagCGTGTACCATTTATTAGgtaactagaaattaattatgcttaggtagaaatcatacattagaaatttttcaaaacttttacattAGGTAAAAAATAGTGAGAGATGCAGGTACGTTTTACACATGGACATGGACATTTAGAAATtcatgattaaaaatatttacaaaaaaaaaaacttatattttcaaattgagaaacctaaaaaaaaatctgatatctgagaaatttaaaaatgctcatatttatatcagaaaaataaaaataaataaaacacaaattcaAAGCCTCGTTCAaagcttgaaaaatacaaataattaaaaattaaatttatcaaaaagatgtttaaaatatcaaaaaaatcataattttaaaaattcaaaataaaaaaaataaagggttttAACTTAAAAGTTCCTAAACTTAAGAATTCTtacattttgaaattctaaataaaaaaaatcaaaagtttgaatACTTCAGAGCTCAGaacacaaaaaattcaaaagctacaatttaaagaaaattaaagatactaaaaaatttcaaaaataagtaaagttttaaaattctgtgaatcaaaaattttaaaattcaaatattcaaaaaatagaaacagttagtactctattttccgaagaaattttcaaaatttccagccTCTAAAACCTCTAATCTGAGcttctaacctaaaatatgactccaataaaaattgtactttttatgattcaagatggcggcatttaaaaatttccgaattttagaatttaaatttcttaaaatagaaGAATTCGACAAAACTACATCACATTTTTTGGTtcatataagaatacaaattggtagTACCGTTTAAGGTACAATGtattatttgccaattaaatttactTATTATTTAAACACGCATATTTAGCCTATTCAAAAAcaattgaagatcaaaaattattcctaaacaaatgtttatttgaaattattaaacacaaaagaaatgtgtcttttaaaagttttttaaaatagtttgttTTTATAATACATTTTTTGGTTGAGGTATTAGCCGTGCTGTAATACTGACTTtagttatctttttttttgtcaagttaaaatattaacactaaaaaaatcactatatgataatgaactaagcctgaaatcgttctcaataaaaacagacatttaaaaaaaactaccccaaaaatccattaattcaaaatatacaaacgtcccttaaaaaaaattacttcaatttagtaataataaaacataaaatttattgcaactaataataaaatgcatgatTTCACCCAATTTGCAActtttatgtaagcgtgtactcaacatccatcacaccaaattgcagtaacttttcaacaagaaagagaagagagagcttgcagaaaagtacgggaacggttttgcaGTAACTTCTACCTCTTTCACTGCAGAAGTTCTacctgagagaaaagttacttttgttgcagaaaagtacggaaacgctctgctgccgtttttgtgcagaattgcagaattctgcagtacgtgAATAGAcctattattttccctcacaaaccaagggctgattttcttaaaccaaaaagtcatcacattataaagatgaatgaggtaaatttaaagtgggaggatcaagtgaaatatcttggacttggttttgacaaaaaccttacttacaaggatcacattgaaagtatccaggttaaatgtaacaaatatattaaatgtttgtatccacttataaacataaatatataatatataatgaataaatataaatttaaaaaaaaaaaaaccttatgaaAGTCGCTTTTTTTCGGCCAACAATTTCTGCTGTTTTTATTGCTACTTTATATTATAATTTTGTTACTTTAGTCGCGATTTCACTACAGGTAAAATTTACAATTCAATTTATATATCTCACAGAACTAAACTTCGGCGAAGACGAAGAGGGTGAATActtcgacgacgatgacgacccgGACCTAACCCCGGCGGAACGACGCCGGCGAAGCCGGATTCATCACTTCACATTCAAGCTCAACTCCATCGAGCTCAGTATTATTGAGGAAAAAACAGACGAAGACAGCAACCGTCAATCACCGGAAGAGGCGTTTTTGCGTAGTAAGATTTCGGGTCAAGAAGACAAACCCGAGGCCCCGTCGTCACCGTTGAGGTTGGAGGACCGAAAGGATCCCGAGGGACAGGCCGCCCCGGCAGGTGAGTCCGTCGATTCGGAAGGCAACATCATCAACGAAAGTGAAGGTGCAGGCCACGTTGAAGAGGAAAATTCCAGCGAGAAAAGTCTGAAAGGATTCGAAGATGTGGAAAGGATGCTGGAGAAAATGCCCTCGACGGCGCGGTTGAACCGAATGCTGACGAGGTTTTACTCGTTTGACCAACCCCGGGACCGGGAAGATGACGAGGGCAGTGACGAGGACGGCGAGTTTCCGAGGAGGAAAATAAGTCTGAGGGAATTCAAGGCAAAGATGTCATCGATGACGGCGCTGGATGGGTTTGATGAATCGGGGAGTGAGGAGGAAGGGCCAGGGGAAGGGGACGAGCCAGATGAAGCAGATGATGGAGAAGATGGTGATGTGGATGCAGCCATCGATGAGTTGCTGGCAGAGTCGATACCCAATGGTGAGGAAGTTGAAGAAATGAATGGTAAAGATTAGTAAGTATAGTCGACGAACAGCATTAATTTGAATAAGATGCCAGAGTTTAGCCCGAATTTTGTAACGATAGCTAATTAACACCTCAAGAACTGTTGATTTTACGTGCCAAGTggaatattattctttattgTTGCTAAGTCGAATTAACGTGTTTTCAGGAGAAACAATTTATTGATTAGTTTTTGATTTCATGCTGCATTCCATCACTTCATAAgcgttaaaaaataatacatgcAAACCATGACTACCTCCAATGAAAAAGCTCGTAAAACATAAATTATTTGAAGAATAATTATACAATAGGGTAGCCAAATCCGGGCTACCCCCTTAAATAAAAGATTGGCCCATCACAAGGCCAAAATTTCGACTTTAAGCTAATTCTGACCATGAGACCCTATCATTCTTATCGCTTGaagattgtatgaaaaaaatctacaaaatgttttgttgtgcaatatttttccaattcttaccatttctcggTTGTAGAACCTTCAGTAAACATGGAAAAACTCACCCGAAGAAAccatattttttagattttttgctgGATAACTTTAGCTTCGATTTTAGTTCCGAGTAAGCTTCCGATTtgaatcggataactatggcaCCATTCACTGGTAAAATGGCAAAACAGTTACTTTTCATTATACTTTTATACGATTTTTcccatgagcagttctctcagatttcggtcattggatttttgttgtattttttaatccggctgaaactttggtGGTTCTTTCGAATTGTTCATAGAAGCCATTATGAATCATtagattgtccatataattttccatacaaatttggtagctttccaaacaaaaatgatgtatgaaaattcaaaaatctgtttcttttaaaggaattttttgatcgatttggtgtcttcggcaaagttgtaggtatggatacggactatactggaaaaaattatacacgttaaaacaaatttgctgattttttatttaactttttgttatctgaacttgattagcaaaaaaaaacactattttttttatttttcgatgtgttttagaggacaacaaatgccaatttttcagaaatttccaggttgtgcaaaaaaatttt from Culex quinquefasciatus strain JHB chromosome 3, VPISU_Cqui_1.0_pri_paternal, whole genome shotgun sequence includes:
- the LOC119769209 gene encoding acidic leucine-rich nuclear phosphoprotein 32-related protein-like, coding for MSASASVEQTSGTGAASVLPTCQQRKPEGGEADDGTAGSSSHGEPPTNDAEDTQLNFGEDEEGEYFDDDDDPDLTPAERRRRSRIHHFTFKLNSIELSIIEEKTDEDSNRQSPEEAFLRSKISGQEDKPEAPSSPLRLEDRKDPEGQAAPAGESVDSEGNIINESEGAGHVEEENSSEKSLKGFEDVERMLEKMPSTARLNRMLTRFYSFDQPRDREDDEGSDEDGEFPRRKISLREFKAKMSSMTALDGFDESGSEEEGPGEGDEPDEADDGEDGDVDAAIDELLAESIPNGEEVEEMNGKD